DNA from Aphis gossypii isolate Hap1 chromosome 3, ASM2018417v2, whole genome shotgun sequence:
AGTGTACTTCATAGCCTCATATAGGTTAATGTTTTGTATCATGATGATaagcatattttatcattaactaTATGAATCTTAATAAACCATTGCACCATTTTTTTGTTCTACTGTCTTAAAATCatttgcaattatttttttgatatttttatttacttttttaatctaaCCCTTGATTTAtcgtaaatacaatttacaaatctCTCACATGGTGCAAAGttaagatattattgtatttaccaATTTACACCTGTGTTCACTTTTTAGAATAGTGAATTATCCTAAAAAGGTAAATAactggtatattaatatattaaatctacCAGGcacgtacacaaaaaaaaatttttggggggattcataaaaaactttacaataatcaatatttatcaatgaatgatgatataaataaactacacaACTATATATTTTCGGGGGAGGGAGGTTGTACCCCCAAACCTCCCCCCTTGTATACGTGCCTGAAAtctactatagtctataacatTAGCAATTGCTTCGATTTCTCATGTCTTATATAGGTTTAAGAATACATTGTTTGTTGGGCGAATGTCCTACGCATTTCTATTTTGTCATTAGTTAATAGTGTTGCAGAATACTGCGCCCTAATATTGGAAAAGAGTgttcacattaaaaatatcgatgTACAACTTAATCGAACAAtgagaataaaatttaataataacaggaTGCATCCAATAAACTAAGCTACATTGGCtatcaatactaaaatacataattcccTAGGCCTTTCAATTTATGATGACGTATATTATGCACTCAACAAATGACTGaaatctatacattatacttggatattaaaaaataatacaaatacagaAGAAGGCTTATAGAATACGCATTAGAAAGATAGAATGATACAGAATAACCACCTCATAGGTGATCCAACCCAATTAGCCCCGGGCTTCGAATATCCGCGTGCAGCATGGATTACTCTTAACCGCATAAGAACTGGACAGGGTaggttcaattatttaatacataaatgggAAATGGTTGACTCACCTCTCTGCTACCATGGTCAGATTCAAAACATTAAGCATATTATTGAggaattattgaaaacaatgtTTAGTGGAGGAGTATTAGGACTACGCAAAGGCGGTCAGCAAGTGCTAGCTTGGCTACTTAATCTTGCCATCTGCTTACACAGTAGATACTTACTTAGCACCtactaataattgttattactaaACTATTGGagtttactaattaatttatattaattcttatgtgtattattattacctattacttttatattgttgttatcttttatttttatttttgtttgttatattttatttattttttttttttgcgctGATACCATACCAGCATACcatatgcaaaaataataggttataataataaaaataatatggtattaattaatggttttttttcccATCAATACTATATTagcaaatagtaataataaaatgtaaaaaatattaaatatataatatgtgtatattttataaatgtaaatgtatattataatatatcatacatacactaaaagataattaataaaccctttaaatatagtttaaatatgttCTATGAGAAGCCTCACCGAAAAATTAGGCTAGGGCCGgattaagaattttttcacctacctattgtttataaaaattataatgcattagTCACCTAATTCTTAATTCTACATATTGCTATTTTACTCCAAAACGGAAttactgtatttattaatatgactaAAAATAGGTCAAATTcagatattaaattcaataaaattactattctattaatacctatattaaccaataatatttggccagttataataacttatcgCGAATATTTCCACACATCATTTATCAATACTTGTTATGaagttaaattcaaatacGGATTCTAGTGTTCATTCGCGGTATGCAACTATTAGTAGGTACattgaatacatattacataatataaattaaattaatataatataggtattagatatatcatcattcataatacattcaaattactcatattatacaaaattatattttttaaataatatttcaacgtcaaatattattttgtgttgtaTCACAAGAAATATGCTATTTTGTTGCTGTCGTAGACTGACAGACTGTATACTTTAAACCATCTAATAAGCGGCTGTAATACGGTCTTACTGTCTTATAGCGATGATAcaagtaataatagtttaatactgACTTACGTATTAgttggaaaattaataaacgtttAACATAGACTGATGAATACAGACAGTAATCTATTCCCCACAAAACCGAGACAGAATTTATTCAGTTGCATAATTCATCAGTTAATTTTTGagtctaaaaatataagagaTAGGTTCTACCTTCTGCCCTACACAAACTttccaataatattagtatataattattaccttaCCTGTAAACTGTTGAAACCATTGTTctctaaaataactataaaaaaaaataaagtactggttagtttagtttaaaaataaaataaaatgtatccaTGAAGATATAATGCAGAACCTCAATTTGaaagtgtaaaaaaattgttcattatcatgatgattattattgattaacaaaatcaaataaactcAAGCCGGTAGAAATTGGTTTGGTTCGAGTTCTATAGTATCCTAGcggtaacataaaaaaaagtcacgGAGATGATCGAAAGTTTTGGTTGTTGTTATAGAggtaaatagaatattacatacctataagtGCGAGGTACCTATagtcattaaataattcatattttattatttatagtaaatactaatcaGGGCCGGCGAGAGGGTGGGGCAGTAGGGGCCAGAGCCCCGGGGCCCGGACCTCCGGAGGGGCCCGTTGTCAGAGGCGTATTTAGGCACAGCCGCACAGGCCCTGTAGGCCCGGGCCTAGAGCGGCGAAATTAGGAGAAGgacaaattttacaaattttttaactttagaaaaattacttttatacaaattatatatttaatacttatgttatataatttataattacaagttGAAGCGTAAACACTATCGTCCGTTCactcaaaattaaacaaccatctttaataatatattcataatatacacgtTACACCTACTAAATTGTACACAATACGCAACACAGAACGCACATAGATAACAAAACAAACGCGCATTCAATGCGGGTTCGATCGGTATAATCGCGTAATTGGTgtgctattaataatatggttatataatatagtcgtaAATTCCCAAATACGTCCCTAAAGAgcgttattacatttttcaatggtattttattattttatgtataacgaCCGActgcttatttaataatagaagcAAAATATATcagataagataataataatatgttcgatCAAATGTCCAGTATTAGTTTTAGTTGTAATGAtgcattatgcataatatacatcgCGTTCCGAAATTACCGTTTTTactatcttttataattttgttattacggAATACGAATTGTGTgtaattttgtgttttgttAGTACATATTTGAGtacttgttatataattttattataatgagttataaacacaaatctGGTGcacaaaaaagaaaagaaaaggaTGAGAGAGACAACGAAGCAAAAAAAGGACAGCTATCACTCGggcaatattttaaaccttCCACAGCTTCGACTGAGTTACCTATACGGTCTAATGTGAAATCAAGTCCAGTATCAAATGAATTGGAAGGTAAGGGCaacaatgtaattattattgatagtaaTAGCACTAATTTAAGTATGGTTATTCATACAAATgaggataatataataactgaaaCCGATAATGTTACTATTGTTACTGAAAAATCGCTTTCTTCGCCACGGCTACagccattatataaatattttgatattggtGATCCCAATTTTGACATAGATCGTGACTTGAAGTATCCCCATATTCCAAATCCGGAAAGCTTTCCTGTGGATTCTGAAGGTTTTAGTGTGCCAATAtcgatatttaaaaagaaactaaCTAATAATGAAATGATTACGAGAGATTGGCTAGTTTGGAGTAAAGTAAAGCAAGCATTTTACTGTTTACCTTGTAAACTATTTAGCACGTTGCCTGAGTCACAGCGTTCCGCGTTGGCACTTCCTGAAGGGTTTTCTACAGTGAAACGTTGGAAAAAACTGTATGATAAGGTCCCTGAACACGAAAATAGTtcagtacataaaaaaagctACGTTCAATGGAAATCAGagatctttaaaataaaaaaagacaaaTCCTTGtcaggtattttattaaaatcgataAACAGTGATAAAGAAAAGTGGCGTGAGCTCTTAAAGCGTTTAATTAAGGTCACTTTGTTTCTGGCCGAAAGAGGGCTGGCTTTTCGAGGGGATTCTGAAAAAATCGGTGAATCATCTAATGGGAATTTCTTGGGCATCTTAGAACTACTCGCTAACTATGATCCAGTTTTGaatgaacatttaaataaaattcgccACTTTCAAGAAAAGGGAGATAGAATGCAAGTGCATTACCTGTCCCATGACATTCAAAATGAATTCATAAGCTTATGTGCTGCTgaagtaactaaaaaaattcttgaaGAGAGAGAAAAAGCAAGGTACTACTCTGTAATTGTTGACGCAACACCTGATTCTGCTCATGTAGAACAgactgttatattaataagatatGTTAATTTAACTGAACAGGTAGAAAATCAACAATACCAAGTGGAAGAACGTCTACTATGCTTTGTAGATTGTGCCAATAAAAGTGGAAAAGCTATAGCAGACCTCATTatgagtaaattaaaaatatttaaaattccattAGAAGACTGTAAGGGCCAAGGGTATGATAATGGTAGTAATATGAAAGGTGTATATAAAGGAGCTCAAGCTATTATACTCAGAGCTAATAACGAGGCTATATACTCAGCTTGTACTTGTCACTCTTTAAATCTATGTGGGGAACAAGCAGCAGAGAGCTGTACAGCAGCTATTACTTTTTTTGGAGCCatccaaaaattatataatatctttagttCAAGCCCCCAAAGATgggaaatcttaaaaaaaaaaataccgtcCTCTCTTCATTCAATGTCAAGAACACGATGGTCAGCAAGAGTTGATAGTGTAAAACCAGTCGTTGCACATCTACCAGCTATATTAGAAGCCCTTGAAGATTTGAAGCTACTAAACTTGACATCAGAATGTCGTCGAGACATACAGGGATTAGAAAAGTACTTCAAAACTTTTAACTGTCTTCTCCTAGCTTCTATTTTGTTCAAGATCCTAAAGTCAATAGACATTGTAAACCGTGTATTACAATGTAAAAGTGGTACTTTGGATGTTGCCTCGAAAAATTTGAGTTCATTGATCGAAGACTTGCACAAAATACGAAATGAaggttatgatattatacttaatgaaACTCTAATAGTGGCTAAAAATATAGGTTGGCCTCAATATTTCGAAGAAGAATTAAAAAGAACTCGGAAACGAAAAAGACATATAGATGAAGATGACGAAAACGAAAATGCAGATGATCTTCAAAGAACTAAATTCAAGAATGacgttttcaatattatccTAGATAGTGTTATTGGAGATATGACAGTTAGGTTCGAATCAGTGCATTCTCTTTGTGAAAGATTTTCTGTGCTATGGTTGAATAAAGAAATGACCATAGACCAGATTCAAGAAAAAACTACTAGGCTGGTAAAACAGTATCCAAAGGATTTAGGAGATGAGCTTACAGATGAACttcaaagtttaaaacttatatattcAGCCAACTTTGGTGAAAAGACACTCTCACCTTGGGATCTTCTCAATGCTATAAAAACTTCAAATCTGGAAAATTTATTTCCTAACCTTACTGTGGCTCTCAGGATATTTATCACAATTCCTGCTACAGTAGCAAGTGCAGAACGCTCTTTCTCTGTAttaaaaagagtaaaaaatgttttacgttCGACCATGTGTCAAAACAGGCTATCAAGCTTAGGAGTCTTGGCAGTGGAAAAAGAACTAGCTAAAAACACCAACTTGGATGCTGTTATCGATGATTTTGCTATGAAAAAGGCCAGAAAAGGAACACTTTAAttaaacctaataattattcattataactaCTGTTAAatagttgtttaattttttacattattttcttcaattttaataaaagattttatataccatatattatgtttgttttatttacaattcatccaacttaaatattaagtatcgCTACTGCATAAAAATGCCATACAGCTTTATAAATCTcagtaaaataagtatatataagtgAAGGGGCCCGGAAATAATTAGCCCTGGGGCCCACAAAAGCTCTCGCCGGCCCTGATACTAATTCGGGTAACAATTGTCAGTTTAAAAGTAGTATCGttgtaatttataggtaaGGGCAGTATCGGTCATATTGGTAGGGGAAAGTGACTTTTAAGGtttcaaattaatacaatataccaaACAAATTTAGGATTTACCTAAAGGATTGACGAAGTTGTAATGGAAAATACATTTGgtttaaaaactacaaataataaagacAATATAGTAACCATGAACCTAACAGTTCACAGGAATTGGACAaggttttgtaaaatgtacacGAAAGCCAAAATGTTAAGTCGAAAATTGTTCGAGTAatgtgtaaaacaaaaatattttaaacaatttaaaatgttacgcATCAACAACAACTGTGtactgttataaataaaataataagtgatataattaaataacatacacgtttgtaaaaaaatttaagtaatgaacatattttgattaaaaactatacaaaatgTCATACTTTACtgaacattgttattataaaatcaatacctacattatacgCCACGTTCAGAAtctgaaatcaaaaaaatttcattttttaattttgcatagGTTATCAAGTTTGTCGGAGAACGACCACCGTCTCGCCGTGTATTGCCCGGGCTttctattatgatttatgactgttaaaataacatatagcGCACTctagtagtttttttattaaactaaaacaaaatatattttatcattgaggttatgttgttttataaGTTGGTTCGATTTTCAACAACAATCaccagtaaaattaaaaattattcgttcgtttaacattattaatatttattattttgttacttacTAGTTACTTATAATCTAAGGCTAAGCTTACGTTTCTTACCGTTATTTTAAGAaagtaaatttgaaaaagttttatttatggtaACTAAAATGCCAGAAGGAGAAGCagaggtaaaataattttaactaaatcaacattatttgtatacattatttaataagcacTCAatgtaacttttttatttatttcagccCGTTTCACTAGTGACAATCAAAGAGCCAGTTGATTTAATTCGTCTTAGTGTTGATGAACGAATCTATGTTAAGATGCGCCATGACCGAGAATTACGTGGTCGACttcatgtaaatatt
Protein-coding regions in this window:
- the LOC114132984 gene encoding 52 kDa repressor of the inhibitor of the protein kinase-like, yielding MSYKHKSGAQKRKEKDERDNEAKKGQLSLGQYFKPSTASTELPIRSNVKSSPVSNELEGKGNNVIIIDSNSTNLSMVIHTNEDNIITETDNVTIVTEKSLSSPRLQPLYKYFDIGDPNFDIDRDLKYPHIPNPESFPVDSEGFSVPISIFKKKLTNNEMITRDWLVWSKVKQAFYCLPCKLFSTLPESQRSALALPEGFSTVKRWKKLYDKVPEHENSSVHKKSYVQWKSEIFKIKKDKSLSGILLKSINSDKEKWRELLKRLIKVTLFLAERGLAFRGDSEKIGESSNGNFLGILELLANYDPVLNEHLNKIRHFQEKGDRMQVHYLSHDIQNEFISLCAAEVTKKILEEREKARYYSVIVDATPDSAHVEQTVILIRYVNLTEQVENQQYQVEERLLCFVDCANKSGKAIADLIMSKLKIFKIPLEDCKGQGYDNGSNMKGVYKGAQAIILRANNEAIYSACTCHSLNLCGEQAAESCTAAITFFGAIQKLYNIFSSSPQRWEILKKKIPSSLHSMSRTRWSARVDSVKPVVAHLPAILEALEDLKLLNLTSECRRDIQGLEKYFKTFNCLLLASILFKILKSIDIVNRVLQCKSGTLDVASKNLSSLIEDLHKIRNEGYDIILNETLIVAKNIGWPQYFEEELKRTRKRKRHIDEDDENENADDLQRTKFKNDVFNIILDSVIGDMTVRFESVHSLCERFSVLWLNKEMTIDQIQEKTTRLVKQYPKDLGDELTDELQSLKLIYSANFGEKTLSPWDLLNAIKTSNLENLFPNLTVALRIFITIPATVASAERSFSVLKRVKNVLRSTMCQNRLSSLGVLAVEKELAKNTNLDAVIDDFAMKKARKGTL